The following proteins are co-located in the Rippkaea orientalis PCC 8801 genome:
- the psaA gene encoding photosystem I core protein PsaA, with translation MTISPPEREAKVKVTVDTDPVPASFEKWGQPGHFSRTLAKGPKTTTWIWNLHADAHDFDSQTSDLEDVSRKIFSAHFGHLAVIFVWLSGMYFHGARFSNYEAWLTDPTAIKPSAQVVWPIVGQGILNADVGGGFHGIQITSGLFYLWRASGFTNSYQLYCTAIGGLVMAGLMLFAGWFHYHKKAPKLEWFQNVESMMNHHLAGLLGLGSLGWAGHQIHVSLPINKLLDAGVAAKDIPLPHEFILDSSKMAELYPSFAQGLTPFFTLNWGVYSDFLTFKGGLNPVTGGLWLSDTAHHHLAIAVLFIIAGHMYRTNWGIGHSMKEILDGHKGDPLLFGGEGHTGLYEVLTTSWHAQLAINLALLGSLSIIVAHHMYAMPPYPYQAIDYGTQLSLFTHHVWIGGFLIVGAGAHGAIFMVRDYDPAKNVNNALDRVIRSRDAIISHLNWVCIFLGFHSFGLYIHNDTMRALGRPQDMFSDTAIKLQPIFAQWVQNLHFLAPGGTAPYAGAPASYAFGGETVAIAGKVAIMPIALGTADFMVHHIHAFTIHVTVLILLKGVLYARNSRLIPDKSNLGFRFPCDGPGRGGTCQVSGWDHVFLGLFWMYNSLSIVIFHFSWKMQSDVWGTVAPDGTVSHVTGGNFAQSAITINGWLRDFLWAQAANVINSYGSALSAYGIMFLAGHFVFAFSLMFLFSGRGYWQELIESIVWAHNKLKVAPAIQPRALSIIQGRAVGVAHYLLGGIVTTWAFFLARSLSIG, from the coding sequence ATGACAATTAGTCCTCCCGAGAGAGAGGCGAAAGTCAAAGTCACAGTAGATACTGATCCCGTTCCCGCTTCCTTTGAGAAGTGGGGTCAACCAGGTCACTTCAGCCGGACTTTGGCTAAAGGTCCCAAAACCACCACTTGGATTTGGAATCTTCACGCCGATGCACATGATTTTGATAGTCAAACCAGTGACTTAGAAGATGTTTCGCGCAAAATCTTTAGCGCGCACTTTGGTCACTTAGCCGTTATCTTTGTTTGGCTGAGCGGCATGTATTTCCATGGCGCTCGATTTTCTAATTACGAAGCTTGGTTAACAGACCCCACCGCCATTAAGCCCAGTGCTCAAGTGGTTTGGCCGATTGTTGGTCAAGGCATTTTGAACGCTGACGTAGGCGGAGGCTTCCATGGGATTCAGATCACCTCTGGTCTGTTCTATCTGTGGAGAGCCTCTGGTTTCACCAATAGCTACCAGTTGTACTGTACAGCGATTGGCGGTTTAGTGATGGCTGGCCTGATGCTGTTTGCCGGTTGGTTCCACTACCACAAAAAAGCTCCCAAGCTAGAGTGGTTCCAAAACGTCGAATCGATGATGAATCACCACCTGGCAGGACTACTGGGACTAGGCTCATTAGGTTGGGCTGGTCACCAGATTCACGTCTCCTTGCCCATCAACAAACTTTTGGATGCAGGAGTGGCCGCCAAGGACATTCCCTTACCCCATGAGTTCATCCTCGATAGCAGCAAAATGGCTGAATTGTATCCCAGCTTTGCCCAAGGGTTAACCCCCTTCTTCACCCTGAACTGGGGAGTCTATTCGGACTTCTTAACCTTCAAGGGTGGATTAAACCCCGTTACCGGAGGGTTATGGCTATCGGATACCGCTCATCACCACTTAGCGATCGCGGTTCTGTTCATCATTGCTGGTCATATGTACCGCACCAACTGGGGCATTGGCCATAGCATGAAGGAAATCTTAGACGGTCACAAAGGAGATCCCCTGCTGTTTGGCGGAGAAGGACACACAGGATTGTATGAAGTCCTGACAACTTCTTGGCACGCCCAACTAGCCATTAACCTAGCCCTGCTAGGCTCCTTAAGCATCATCGTGGCCCACCATATGTATGCTATGCCGCCCTATCCGTACCAAGCGATCGACTACGGAACCCAGTTGTCCCTCTTTACCCACCATGTGTGGATTGGAGGCTTCCTGATCGTTGGTGCTGGAGCCCACGGTGCCATCTTCATGGTACGCGACTACGATCCCGCCAAGAACGTTAACAACGCGCTTGATCGCGTGATTCGCTCACGGGATGCCATTATTTCCCACCTCAATTGGGTGTGTATTTTCCTCGGCTTCCATAGCTTCGGACTCTACATCCACAACGACACCATGCGGGCCCTCGGTCGTCCCCAAGATATGTTCTCGGATACGGCCATCAAACTACAACCCATCTTTGCCCAGTGGGTTCAAAACCTCCATTTCCTAGCCCCTGGTGGCACTGCGCCCTACGCTGGAGCCCCTGCTAGTTACGCCTTTGGAGGAGAAACTGTAGCGATCGCTGGCAAAGTGGCTATTATGCCCATTGCCCTAGGAACGGCGGATTTCATGGTGCACCATATCCATGCTTTCACCATCCACGTCACCGTCTTAATCCTTCTCAAAGGGGTACTCTACGCCCGTAACTCTCGTCTGATTCCTGACAAGAGCAACCTCGGCTTCCGCTTCCCCTGTGATGGACCTGGACGGGGTGGTACCTGTCAAGTCTCTGGTTGGGACCATGTGTTCCTCGGCTTGTTCTGGATGTACAACTCCCTCTCCATCGTCATTTTCCACTTCAGTTGGAAGATGCAGTCGGATGTGTGGGGAACCGTCGCACCCGACGGCACCGTTAGTCATGTTACTGGCGGAAACTTTGCCCAAAGTGCCATTACCATCAATGGTTGGTTACGGGACTTCCTCTGGGCACAGGCAGCGAATGTGATCAACTCCTACGGTTCGGCACTGTCGGCCTACGGCATCATGTTCCTAGCCGGTCACTTCGTGTTTGCCTTTAGCCTGATGTTCCTGTTCAGTGGTCGCGGCTACTGGCAAGAACTGATTGAGTCTATTGTTTGGGCTCACAACAAATTAAAAGTTGCACCCGCCATTCAACCTCGCGCTCTGAGCATCATTCAGGGACGGGCAGTGGGTGTTGCTCACTACCTGTTAGGGGGAATCGTCACTACTTGGGCGTTCTTCCTGGCAAGAAGCCTATCAATTGGCTAA
- a CDS encoding PRC-barrel domain-containing protein, with protein sequence MTSDNIRLRNEFINTQVITRNTGKKLGVVKDILVDIDQREVVALGLRDNMLSLSGMPQYMYLSSIHQIGDVILVEDEDVIETVDIDAYTPVINCEVITETGEPLGRVRDFQFNLETGKVSSIIIASLGFPQIPDQLISTYELSIEQVISSGPNRLIVFEGAEEQLTQLTVGVLERLGIGRPPWEKEEEDIYYPPTARPENQLGTGIPVRTPVQVKQPVMEERWDEDTWEQPIVSPPPKRQAESIRYEEYDEEDNWGEVQQERVARYEPPLQQKAYEYDDVQGDVWDDDIEPEPYNPPRVNIPQKQKQPEYYEEEA encoded by the coding sequence ATGACTAGCGATAACATCCGATTACGTAACGAATTTATTAATACACAGGTCATCACCCGCAATACAGGCAAAAAATTAGGAGTCGTCAAAGACATCTTAGTTGATATCGACCAACGGGAAGTCGTTGCCCTAGGATTGCGCGATAATATGCTTTCTTTGTCGGGAATGCCCCAATATATGTACCTTTCGAGTATTCATCAAATTGGGGATGTCATCCTTGTCGAAGACGAAGACGTGATTGAAACCGTCGATATTGATGCCTATACCCCCGTCATCAACTGCGAAGTTATCACCGAAACCGGAGAACCCCTCGGCCGGGTCAGGGATTTCCAATTTAACTTAGAAACGGGCAAAGTCTCCTCGATTATCATCGCCTCCCTAGGATTTCCTCAAATCCCCGATCAACTAATCAGTACCTATGAATTGTCCATTGAACAAGTGATCAGCAGTGGTCCGAACCGTTTGATTGTCTTTGAAGGGGCAGAAGAACAATTGACCCAATTAACCGTCGGGGTTCTCGAACGCTTAGGAATTGGTCGTCCCCCTTGGGAAAAAGAAGAAGAAGACATTTACTATCCTCCCACTGCCCGTCCCGAAAATCAACTCGGAACGGGAATCCCTGTGCGTACCCCTGTTCAAGTCAAACAACCCGTGATGGAGGAACGCTGGGACGAGGATACCTGGGAACAACCGATCGTTTCTCCTCCCCCCAAACGACAAGCAGAGTCTATTCGCTATGAGGAATACGATGAAGAAGATAACTGGGGAGAAGTTCAGCAAGAACGGGTAGCGCGATATGAACCCCCTCTTCAACAAAAAGCCTACGAGTACGACGATGTACAAGGAGATGTATGGGATGATGACATCGAACCCGAACCCTATAACCCTCCCCGTGTGAACATTCCCCAAAAGCAAAAACAACCCGAATATTACGAAGAGGAAGCGTAA
- a CDS encoding alpha/beta hydrolase, with translation MDYLRKIFRVILIAFIALYYVIAANADITVSSKDTSQVSWVTKAVSASGVHFRTFKSKAAGTMVSYHVYSPPIYNRNKTLRLPVLYWLHGTGGGVAGIARLSALFDRAIQDGKIPPMLVVFPNGLATSMWSNSKDGKVPMETVVVKELVPLIDSSYRTIAKREGRLIEGFSMGGYGAARLGLKYPEVFGSVSILAGGPFDINFQGPRARNNPIQRENILRHTFGGDMEYFRAQNPYTLAKQYAAMRRGRLIIRMVVGDRDFTAPDNRSFSELLDRLQIEHSYNEVPGVGHNPITLFEAFGESNWMFYRKIFGKVASSASTTSSLFNR, from the coding sequence ATGGACTATTTGAGAAAGATATTTCGTGTGATCTTAATTGCTTTCATTGCTTTGTACTATGTCATCGCAGCGAATGCTGACATAACCGTTTCATCAAAGGATACTTCCCAAGTGTCCTGGGTAACGAAAGCGGTGTCTGCCTCTGGAGTCCATTTTCGTACATTTAAAAGCAAAGCGGCCGGTACGATGGTGAGCTATCATGTGTATTCGCCGCCAATCTATAACAGGAATAAGACTCTGCGCTTGCCCGTACTCTATTGGCTTCATGGAACCGGGGGCGGTGTTGCTGGCATCGCAAGGTTGTCGGCGCTCTTTGACCGCGCGATCCAAGACGGTAAGATTCCCCCGATGTTGGTGGTTTTTCCCAACGGACTTGCAACAAGTATGTGGTCTAATTCAAAGGACGGGAAGGTGCCGATGGAGACCGTCGTGGTGAAAGAGCTAGTCCCACTCATCGATTCGAGTTACCGCACTATAGCTAAACGCGAGGGGAGACTCATAGAGGGCTTCAGTATGGGTGGTTACGGCGCAGCGCGTCTGGGCTTGAAATACCCGGAAGTCTTTGGCTCTGTTTCGATTCTGGCTGGTGGACCATTCGACATCAATTTTCAGGGTCCACGCGCCCGGAATAATCCAATCCAACGGGAAAATATCTTGCGCCATACATTTGGTGGCGACATGGAGTATTTTCGCGCTCAGAACCCTTACACCCTGGCGAAACAATATGCGGCCATGCGTCGGGGGCGGCTGATCATACGGATGGTCGTGGGTGACCGTGATTTCACTGCTCCCGACAACAGAAGTTTTTCAGAGTTGCTCGATAGGTTGCAGATTGAGCATTCCTACAACGAGGTGCCAGGAGTAGGACACAATCCGATTACCCTCTTCGAAGCATTTGGGGAATCGAACTGGATGTTCTATCGTAAAATATTTGGTAAGGTCGCGTCCTCTGCCTCGACAACTTCTTCTTTATTTAACAGGTGA